Proteins encoded within one genomic window of Jiangella mangrovi:
- a CDS encoding cytochrome P450, which yields MRRSLPVVGDLLAFQSDRLRFITSMHRDQGDVARFRLGPFPVWQLAHPDHVRSVLVTDAAGFRKGMVLQRAKIVLGDGLLTAEGDVHRHHRDLVQPAFHSRRIAGYSSVMIDRFADVSSTWTPREPLDVHASTVRMTVETAASTLLGTSVDVGTVEGALADFLSAYKLAFLPFSQKLQGLPVGPLRRLQRGKSRLHGLVDTVVAERASSGHDGGDLLSALVLGPDGDGAALSSQELRDEATTLLLAGHETTANTLAYALHLLAVHPSVQAAVQDEVDAVCGGGGSGGAGVPAPGDADRLPLCRAVVSEALRLYPPSWMMGRQALVEHPVGPHVIQPGDLVLLPQWIVHHDARWWPHPYSFDPSRWLSDGAGGGSGSSDRPRWAFFPFGAGLRRCIGEGFAWTEAVLGLATIAGRWRLRPVPGRPLRLEPLITLRPRGGLWLIPEPR from the coding sequence ATGCGCCGTTCGCTGCCGGTCGTCGGTGACCTGCTCGCGTTCCAGTCCGACCGGCTCCGCTTCATCACGTCGATGCACCGCGACCAGGGCGACGTCGCCCGGTTCCGGCTCGGCCCGTTCCCCGTCTGGCAGCTGGCGCACCCCGACCACGTCCGGTCCGTGCTGGTCACGGACGCGGCCGGGTTCCGGAAGGGCATGGTGCTGCAGCGCGCCAAGATCGTGCTCGGCGACGGCCTGCTCACCGCCGAGGGCGACGTGCACCGCCACCACCGCGACCTCGTGCAGCCGGCGTTCCACTCGCGGCGCATCGCCGGGTACTCGTCGGTGATGATCGACCGGTTCGCCGACGTGTCGTCGACGTGGACGCCGCGCGAGCCCCTCGACGTGCACGCGTCGACGGTCCGGATGACGGTCGAGACCGCGGCGTCGACCCTGCTCGGCACCTCCGTCGACGTCGGCACCGTCGAGGGGGCGCTGGCCGACTTCCTCAGCGCGTACAAGCTGGCGTTCCTGCCGTTCAGCCAGAAGCTGCAGGGGCTGCCGGTCGGGCCGCTGCGGCGGCTACAGCGGGGGAAGTCCCGGCTGCACGGGCTGGTCGACACCGTCGTGGCCGAGCGCGCCTCGTCGGGTCACGACGGCGGCGACCTGCTGTCCGCGCTGGTCCTGGGGCCCGACGGCGACGGCGCGGCCCTGTCGTCGCAGGAGCTGCGCGACGAGGCGACGACGCTGCTGCTGGCCGGCCACGAGACGACGGCGAACACGCTGGCCTATGCGCTGCACCTGCTCGCGGTGCACCCGTCCGTGCAGGCGGCGGTCCAGGACGAGGTCGACGCGGTCTGCGGTGGCGGCGGTTCCGGCGGCGCCGGGGTGCCCGCGCCGGGCGACGCCGATCGGCTGCCGCTGTGCCGCGCCGTCGTCTCCGAGGCGCTGCGCCTGTACCCGCCGTCGTGGATGATGGGCCGCCAGGCGCTGGTCGAGCACCCGGTCGGCCCGCACGTCATCCAGCCCGGCGACCTCGTCCTGCTGCCACAGTGGATCGTCCACCACGATGCGCGCTGGTGGCCGCACCCCTACTCGTTCGACCCGTCGCGCTGGCTGTCCGACGGCGCCGGCGGCGGCTCGGGCTCGTCCGATCGGCCGCGGTGGGCGTTCTTCCCGTTCGGCGCCGGCCTGCGCCGCTGCATCGGCGAGGGCTTCGCCTGGACCGAGGCCGTGCTCGGCCTCGCGACCATCGCCGGGCGCTGGCGGCTGCGTCCCGTCCCCGGCCGGCCGCTGCGGCTGGAGCCGCTGATCACCCTGCGGCCTCGTGGCGGGCTCTGGCTCATCCCCGAGCCCCGCTGA
- a CDS encoding glycoside hydrolase family 3 protein, translated as MRRLLFLLAGALLLASCGSGDDGDTGGNDDGDSSATDTGVPTTNPTPTPSPTPTTPPPLAWGPTQDEYDQAAALVVDMPVERQAGQVIVARYSGLEPPTSQIAELGLGGVILMGDNVESPDQVTSATAAIQEAGGDRGYPVIIGIDQEGGTVARIKEPATEFPAYMTLGASRDTAMAAEVAQASGEELRGMGLTMVFAPDADVTTGPDDPTIGTRSASSDPQVVAETVQASLRGYAESGILAVSKHFPGHGSVPADSHEELPVQTASLDELRARDFVPFQAAVEAGAEAIMVAHIDVEAVDPGVPSSLSPEVIGLLRDELGFEGAVVTDAQDMAAISEGYGSGAAAVKALAAGADIVLMPADVESAHTAIVDAVATGELPADRLAEAATRGVALMLHEASGPAPDPAVVGTHEDLSYEESLGGLTVVAGACEGPLVDGVIRVVGGEEADRVRFDAAAAAAGLTTDANAPTTVRLLGGTDPGSGDVVVALDRPYALGRSEAPVKIALYGRTPGAFRALAEVLAGTSAATGTLPVTVDGVEQQGCPG; from the coding sequence ATGCGGCGACTGCTCTTCCTCCTCGCCGGCGCACTGCTGCTGGCCTCGTGCGGGTCCGGCGACGACGGTGACACCGGCGGCAACGACGACGGCGACTCCTCGGCCACCGACACGGGCGTACCCACGACCAACCCGACGCCCACCCCGTCGCCGACGCCGACCACCCCGCCACCGCTGGCCTGGGGACCGACCCAGGACGAGTACGACCAGGCGGCCGCGCTGGTCGTGGACATGCCGGTCGAGCGGCAGGCCGGGCAGGTCATCGTCGCCCGCTACAGCGGCCTCGAGCCGCCGACCAGCCAGATCGCCGAGCTCGGCCTCGGCGGCGTCATCCTCATGGGCGACAACGTCGAGTCGCCGGACCAGGTCACCAGCGCGACCGCCGCGATCCAGGAGGCGGGCGGCGACCGCGGCTACCCCGTCATCATCGGCATCGACCAGGAGGGCGGCACCGTCGCGCGCATCAAGGAGCCGGCGACGGAGTTCCCCGCCTACATGACCCTCGGCGCGTCCCGCGACACCGCCATGGCCGCCGAGGTCGCGCAGGCCAGCGGCGAGGAGCTGCGCGGCATGGGGCTGACCATGGTGTTCGCGCCCGACGCCGACGTCACCACCGGCCCGGACGACCCCACCATCGGCACGCGGTCGGCGTCGTCGGACCCGCAGGTGGTGGCCGAGACGGTGCAGGCGTCGCTGCGGGGCTACGCGGAGTCCGGCATCCTCGCGGTGTCGAAGCACTTCCCGGGCCACGGCTCGGTCCCCGCCGACAGCCACGAGGAGCTGCCGGTGCAGACGGCGAGCCTCGACGAGCTGCGCGCCCGCGACTTCGTGCCGTTCCAGGCGGCGGTCGAGGCGGGCGCCGAGGCGATCATGGTCGCGCACATCGACGTCGAGGCGGTCGACCCGGGCGTGCCCTCGTCGCTGTCGCCCGAGGTCATCGGGCTGCTCCGGGACGAGCTCGGATTCGAGGGCGCGGTCGTCACCGACGCCCAGGACATGGCCGCGATCAGCGAGGGCTACGGCTCCGGCGCGGCCGCCGTCAAGGCCCTGGCCGCGGGCGCCGACATCGTGCTGATGCCGGCCGACGTCGAGTCCGCGCACACCGCCATCGTCGACGCCGTCGCCACCGGTGAGCTGCCCGCGGACCGGCTGGCCGAGGCCGCCACCCGCGGTGTCGCGCTCATGCTGCACGAGGCATCCGGGCCGGCACCCGACCCGGCCGTTGTCGGCACCCACGAGGACCTCTCCTACGAGGAGTCCCTGGGCGGCCTGACGGTGGTCGCCGGCGCCTGCGAGGGGCCGCTGGTCGACGGCGTCATCCGCGTGGTCGGCGGCGAGGAGGCCGACCGCGTCCGCTTCGACGCGGCCGCCGCGGCCGCCGGGCTGACCACGGACGCGAACGCCCCGACCACCGTGCGGCTGCTCGGCGGCACCGACCCCGGCTCCGGCGACGTCGTCGTGGCGCTGGACCGGCCCTACGCGCTGGGCCGCAGCGAGGCTCCGGTGAAAATCGCGCTGTACGGACGCACGCCCGGGGCGTTCCGGGCGCTCGCCGAGGTGCTGGCCGGCACATCGGCGGCGACAGGAACGCTCCCGGTCACCGTCGACGGCGTTGAGCAGCAGGGCTGCCCCGGTTAG
- a CDS encoding beta-L-arabinofuranosidase domain-containing protein, which translates to MDTTMHDSSGPAQRQVVATCSPLAQEQLALRPLAVTDVRLTGGPWARWQQANRAATIPHGLHWLEKDGVIDNFRRLWGESDAPRKGWVFCDSDLYKTLEAIGWDLAHGAHAPWDEAVTDAVGLLTKTQEGDGYLNTFVQAGLAGRWADLPRGHELYVGGHLIQAGIAHARVTGDERLLDIGRAFADLLVTEFGRDGRLTGTDGHPEIETALVELYRYTGVRAYLDLAEHLLDVRGHGLLGNGLFGPAYFQDDVPVRSRTEIVGHSVRALYLLAGVVDVYLETGEAALLEAAEAQWRSMVAGKTYLTGAVGSRFEGEAFGDAYELPPDLVYGETCAAIASVMVSWRLLLATGDGKYADLIERILHNAFAASTSADRTAFFYVNPMQRRKARPAPARGTKPLRTDAPGTRADWFDVACCPPNIMRTVASLTGYVATVDDGGVQLHQYLPATVAWDAGAVVRVQTEYPRTGTVTVVVDEAPGGSWALSLRVPSWARGGATVTVAGGETTAAAPDARGYHVVTRDWAAGDTVVLELPVEPRLTVPHPGVDAVRGCVAIERGPVVYCLEKPADAAAALPGELVDLTTVAIDPGSELVVVPAPQLGEDVLSIQVDGVEGADPAWDGAGWATLDEAPGPAGRPVTLTAIPYAVWANRGPSELRVWVPLAF; encoded by the coding sequence GTGGACACCACGATGCACGACTCGTCCGGTCCGGCCCAGCGCCAGGTCGTCGCGACCTGCTCCCCGCTCGCGCAGGAGCAGCTCGCGCTGCGGCCGCTCGCCGTCACCGACGTCCGCCTCACCGGCGGGCCGTGGGCGCGGTGGCAGCAGGCGAACCGCGCGGCCACCATCCCGCACGGGCTGCACTGGCTGGAGAAGGACGGCGTCATCGACAACTTCCGCCGGCTGTGGGGCGAGTCCGACGCCCCGCGCAAGGGCTGGGTGTTCTGCGACTCCGACCTGTACAAGACGCTCGAGGCGATCGGCTGGGACCTCGCGCACGGCGCGCACGCGCCCTGGGACGAGGCGGTCACGGACGCCGTCGGCCTGCTCACGAAGACCCAGGAGGGCGACGGCTACCTCAACACGTTCGTCCAGGCCGGGCTGGCCGGGCGCTGGGCGGACCTGCCGCGCGGGCACGAGCTGTACGTCGGCGGCCACCTGATACAGGCCGGGATCGCGCACGCCCGGGTCACCGGCGACGAGCGGCTGCTGGACATCGGGCGCGCCTTCGCCGACCTCCTGGTCACCGAGTTCGGCCGCGACGGACGGCTGACCGGCACCGACGGCCACCCGGAGATCGAGACCGCGCTGGTCGAGCTCTACCGGTACACCGGCGTGCGGGCCTACCTCGACCTCGCGGAGCACCTGCTCGACGTGCGCGGGCACGGGCTGCTGGGCAACGGGCTGTTCGGGCCGGCGTACTTCCAGGACGACGTGCCGGTGCGCTCGCGGACCGAGATCGTGGGGCACTCCGTCCGCGCGCTGTACCTGCTGGCCGGCGTCGTGGACGTGTACCTCGAGACCGGCGAGGCGGCGCTGCTCGAGGCCGCCGAGGCCCAGTGGCGGTCCATGGTGGCTGGCAAGACGTACCTCACCGGCGCCGTCGGCTCGCGGTTCGAGGGCGAGGCGTTCGGCGACGCGTACGAGCTGCCGCCGGACCTCGTCTACGGCGAGACCTGCGCGGCGATCGCCAGCGTCATGGTGTCGTGGCGGCTGCTGCTGGCCACCGGCGACGGGAAGTACGCCGACCTCATCGAGCGGATCCTCCACAACGCGTTCGCGGCGTCGACCTCGGCGGACCGGACCGCGTTCTTCTACGTCAACCCGATGCAACGGCGGAAGGCCCGGCCGGCGCCCGCGCGCGGGACGAAGCCGCTGCGCACCGACGCGCCGGGCACCCGGGCCGACTGGTTCGACGTCGCCTGCTGCCCGCCCAACATCATGCGGACGGTCGCCTCGCTGACCGGCTACGTCGCGACGGTGGACGACGGCGGCGTGCAGCTGCACCAGTACCTGCCCGCGACGGTGGCCTGGGACGCCGGCGCCGTGGTCCGCGTCCAGACCGAGTACCCGCGGACCGGCACCGTCACGGTCGTCGTCGACGAGGCGCCGGGCGGGTCGTGGGCGCTGTCGCTGCGAGTCCCGTCGTGGGCGCGCGGGGGTGCAACGGTGACGGTGGCCGGCGGCGAGACGACGGCGGCAGCTCCGGACGCCCGCGGCTACCACGTGGTGACCCGCGACTGGGCCGCCGGTGACACCGTCGTGCTGGAGCTGCCGGTCGAGCCGCGGCTGACCGTCCCCCACCCCGGCGTCGACGCGGTCCGCGGCTGCGTCGCGATCGAGCGCGGCCCGGTCGTCTACTGCCTGGAGAAGCCGGCCGACGCCGCCGCGGCCCTGCCCGGCGAGCTGGTCGACCTGACGACCGTCGCGATCGACCCGGGATCGGAGCTGGTCGTCGTGCCGGCGCCGCAGCTCGGCGAGGACGTGCTGTCCATCCAGGTCGACGGCGTCGAGGGCGCGGATCCCGCGTGGGACGGCGCCGGCTGGGCCACGCTGGACGAGGCGCCCGGCCCGGCCGGCCGACCGGTCACGCTGACCGCGATCCCGTACGCCGTCTGGGCCAACCGCGGACCGTCGGAGCTGCGGGTGTGGGTGCCGCTCGCGTTCTGA
- a CDS encoding carbohydrate ABC transporter permease, translated as MNKTRTSLFHLVSVAAAILFLFPLAWAVVSSLRSPEDARSGDLLPAAFSFGNYTRLAEYGIGLLGYSWNSLFTAVLTVAGTVVVCTLAGYGFSRYTFRGKKPLFVVILAILMVPYATMLLPLYILLRNLGLQDSLVGLALVMIMFQLPFGILIMRNAFDSVPVELEEAALLDGCGPVKALRHVSLRIVTPGIVTIALFAFLASWNEFLAPLIFLNDGDKYTLPIMLVNVRSGTFGEIDYGALQAGVVVAMIPCLVLYLVLQRYYVSGLLNGALRG; from the coding sequence ATGAACAAGACCCGCACCTCGCTGTTCCACCTGGTGAGCGTGGCCGCGGCCATCCTCTTCCTGTTCCCCCTGGCGTGGGCCGTGGTGTCGTCGCTGCGCTCGCCCGAGGACGCGCGCTCGGGCGACCTGCTGCCGGCGGCGTTCTCGTTCGGCAACTACACGCGGCTCGCGGAGTACGGCATCGGCCTGCTCGGCTACTCGTGGAACAGCCTGTTCACGGCCGTGCTGACGGTGGCCGGGACGGTCGTCGTGTGCACGCTGGCCGGCTACGGGTTCTCGCGCTACACGTTCCGCGGCAAGAAGCCGCTGTTCGTCGTGATCCTGGCGATCCTCATGGTGCCGTACGCGACCATGCTGCTGCCGCTGTACATCCTGCTGCGCAACCTCGGCCTGCAGGACTCGCTGGTCGGGCTCGCACTGGTCATGATCATGTTCCAGCTGCCGTTCGGCATCCTCATCATGCGCAACGCGTTCGACTCGGTGCCGGTCGAGCTCGAGGAGGCGGCGCTGCTCGACGGCTGCGGCCCGGTCAAGGCGCTGCGGCACGTGTCGCTGCGCATCGTGACGCCGGGCATCGTCACCATCGCGCTGTTCGCGTTCCTGGCGTCGTGGAACGAGTTCCTGGCGCCGCTGATCTTCCTCAACGACGGCGACAAGTACACACTGCCGATCATGCTGGTCAACGTCCGGTCCGGGACGTTCGGCGAGATCGACTACGGCGCCCTGCAGGCCGGCGTCGTGGTCGCCATGATCCCGTGCCTGGTGCTGTACCTCGTGCTGCAGCGCTACTACGTCAGCGGGCTGCTCAACGGCGCCCTGCGCGGCTGA
- a CDS encoding ABC transporter permease subunit, whose product MTGQLFVAPAALTTLVLFLIPLGMLVWMSFTDYPLLGEPTWTGLDNYAAIPGDEMFTGAIRFTLVYTAVTTVVMFGVSFLLVAIANSNRRGSKFYRTAYFLPYVVGTAAATLLWFVDSDTVLGVFNQLPMTLGLTDEPIQFLATPRLAFWTTIALVVWKFIGFQVIILLMGLQSIPRELYEAARVDGARPIQQLRYITIPFLRPILALLFILSVTGSLLAFDQFLILTKGGPDNSTTSVVFAVYNKAFVSFDMGRAAALSVVLLVVLLLISAIQLPLLRRNDT is encoded by the coding sequence GTGACGGGCCAGTTGTTCGTCGCACCGGCGGCGCTGACCACGCTGGTGCTGTTCCTGATCCCGCTCGGGATGCTGGTGTGGATGTCCTTCACGGACTATCCACTGCTCGGCGAGCCGACGTGGACCGGGCTGGACAACTACGCGGCCATCCCGGGCGACGAGATGTTCACCGGCGCCATCCGGTTCACGCTCGTGTACACGGCCGTGACCACGGTCGTCATGTTCGGGGTGTCGTTCCTGCTGGTCGCGATCGCCAACAGCAACCGGCGCGGGTCGAAGTTCTACCGGACGGCGTACTTCCTGCCCTACGTCGTGGGCACGGCCGCGGCGACGCTGCTCTGGTTCGTCGACTCCGACACCGTCCTCGGCGTGTTCAACCAGCTGCCGATGACCCTCGGACTGACCGACGAGCCGATCCAGTTCCTGGCGACGCCGCGGCTGGCGTTCTGGACGACGATCGCGCTGGTGGTGTGGAAGTTCATCGGCTTCCAGGTGATCATCCTGCTGATGGGGCTGCAGTCGATCCCCCGCGAGCTGTACGAGGCGGCCCGGGTCGACGGCGCGCGGCCGATCCAGCAGCTGCGCTACATCACGATCCCGTTCCTGCGCCCGATCCTGGCGCTGCTGTTCATCCTGTCGGTCACCGGCTCGCTGCTGGCGTTCGACCAGTTCCTCATCCTGACCAAGGGCGGCCCCGACAACAGCACCACCAGCGTCGTGTTCGCCGTCTACAACAAGGCCTTCGTGTCCTTCGACATGGGCCGGGCGGCCGCGCTGTCGGTCGTGCTGCTCGTGGTCCTGCTGCTGATCAGCGCGATCCAGCTGCCGCTGCTGCGCCGGAACGACACGTAG
- a CDS encoding ABC transporter substrate-binding protein — MTTRTVRRLVPAVGATLALLLAAGCGGGDDESGTSGGPTTVTLWVASPTEAFSQRLVDEYNATHEDVQVELTAIPDDGFLQKVGTAAGARSLPDILVSDVVYMPNYASQGILLDISDRIEALPFADDLAPSHLEASTWDGKTYGVPHKLASSVFFYNKDLFTQAGLDPEAPPTDFAGVLAAARAIGALGDDVHGFDFGGNCGGCSVYTMLPYLWAAGVDPLADQGTKADFDNDAVREVFGLYKSLWDEGLTPPNANTQDGSTWADGFLSGTVGMMAQGSAMVGRLQTEATFEWGVTRIMSPDGSGTSTFVGGDSAGITATSEHADEAWDFIQWTLEDDAQTEIIAKNGDLPDRTDLADNQYTAADPRLQFIVDGVADGRTPLAVPFGELFNDPSGPWIAMVRGAVFGDDADAAIADGQAAIQQGLDDAADD; from the coding sequence ATGACCACACGCACGGTGCGCCGGCTCGTCCCCGCCGTGGGCGCGACGCTGGCGCTGCTCCTGGCCGCCGGCTGCGGCGGCGGGGACGACGAGTCCGGCACCAGCGGCGGCCCGACGACGGTGACTCTGTGGGTCGCGTCGCCGACCGAGGCGTTCAGCCAGCGCCTCGTCGACGAGTACAACGCCACCCACGAGGACGTCCAGGTCGAGCTGACCGCGATCCCGGACGACGGCTTCCTCCAGAAGGTCGGGACCGCCGCGGGCGCCCGGTCGCTGCCGGACATCCTGGTGTCCGACGTCGTCTACATGCCGAACTACGCCAGCCAGGGCATCCTGCTCGACATCAGCGACCGCATCGAGGCGCTGCCCTTCGCCGACGACCTCGCGCCGTCGCACCTCGAGGCCAGCACCTGGGACGGCAAGACCTACGGCGTGCCGCACAAGCTGGCGTCGTCGGTGTTCTTCTACAACAAGGACCTGTTCACCCAGGCCGGCCTCGACCCGGAGGCGCCGCCCACGGACTTCGCCGGCGTGCTGGCGGCCGCCCGGGCCATCGGGGCGCTCGGCGACGACGTGCACGGCTTCGACTTCGGCGGCAACTGCGGCGGCTGCTCGGTCTACACGATGCTGCCCTACCTCTGGGCCGCCGGCGTCGACCCGCTGGCCGACCAGGGCACCAAGGCCGACTTCGACAACGACGCCGTACGCGAGGTCTTCGGCCTCTACAAGTCCCTGTGGGACGAGGGCCTGACCCCGCCGAACGCCAACACCCAGGACGGCTCCACCTGGGCCGACGGGTTCCTGTCCGGCACCGTCGGCATGATGGCGCAGGGCTCGGCCATGGTCGGGCGGCTGCAGACCGAGGCGACGTTCGAGTGGGGCGTCACCCGCATCATGTCGCCCGACGGTTCCGGCACCTCGACGTTCGTCGGCGGCGACAGCGCCGGCATCACCGCGACGTCGGAGCACGCCGACGAGGCCTGGGACTTCATCCAGTGGACCCTCGAGGACGACGCGCAGACGGAGATCATCGCCAAGAACGGCGACCTGCCCGACCGCACCGACCTCGCGGACAACCAGTACACCGCCGCCGACCCGCGGCTGCAGTTCATCGTCGACGGTGTCGCCGACGGCCGCACGCCGCTCGCCGTCCCGTTCGGTGAGCTGTTCAACGACCCGAGCGGCCCGTGGATCGCGATGGTCCGCGGCGCGGTGTTCGGCGACGACGCGGACGCGGCGATCGCCGACGGCCAGGCGGCCATCCAGCAGGGCCTGGACGACGCGGCGGACGACTGA
- a CDS encoding aldo/keto reductase, with protein MEHTTLGPTGTSVSRFALGTMTFGRESSEEEARAQLDLFLEHGGTLVDTANAYGAGASEEIIGRWFADRPTSTREHVVLATKARFPTGPGPNDLGLSRKHLTAALDASLRRLRTHWIDLYQVHAFDPHTPLEETLGFLDDAVTAGKIHYVGLSNYTGWQIQRAVDIARYTGLTAPVSIQPQYNLLAREVEWEILPAARANGLGILPWSPLGGGWLTGKYSRDKTPGSGTRVGENPGRGVEAFDRRGVREQTWEVIETLRKVADARAEPMSRIALAWVLARPGVTSVILGARTVDHLLDNLRAGELRLSDDELDQLSAVSTPDTGDYPYGPVGEEQRTRRLAGGR; from the coding sequence ATGGAGCACACCACCCTCGGGCCCACCGGCACGTCCGTCTCGCGGTTCGCGCTCGGCACCATGACGTTCGGCCGCGAGTCCTCGGAGGAGGAGGCGCGGGCCCAGCTCGACCTGTTCCTCGAGCACGGCGGCACCCTCGTCGACACCGCCAACGCCTACGGGGCCGGTGCCAGCGAGGAGATCATCGGCCGCTGGTTCGCCGACCGGCCCACCAGTACCCGCGAGCACGTCGTGCTGGCCACCAAGGCCAGGTTCCCCACCGGGCCCGGCCCCAACGACCTGGGACTGTCGCGCAAGCACCTCACCGCGGCGCTCGACGCGTCGCTGCGGCGGCTGCGCACGCACTGGATCGACCTGTACCAGGTGCACGCGTTCGACCCGCACACGCCGCTGGAGGAGACGCTCGGCTTCCTCGACGACGCCGTCACCGCGGGGAAGATCCACTACGTCGGGCTGTCGAACTACACCGGCTGGCAGATCCAGCGGGCCGTCGACATCGCCCGGTACACCGGCCTGACCGCGCCGGTGAGCATCCAGCCCCAGTACAACCTGCTCGCCCGCGAGGTCGAATGGGAGATCCTCCCGGCCGCGCGCGCGAACGGGCTGGGCATCCTGCCCTGGTCGCCGCTCGGCGGCGGCTGGCTGACCGGCAAGTACAGCCGAGACAAGACGCCCGGCAGTGGCACCCGGGTCGGCGAGAACCCGGGCCGCGGCGTCGAGGCGTTCGACCGGCGCGGCGTGCGCGAACAGACCTGGGAGGTCATCGAGACCCTCCGCAAGGTCGCCGACGCGCGCGCCGAGCCGATGTCGCGCATCGCCCTCGCCTGGGTCCTCGCCCGGCCCGGCGTCACCTCGGTGATCCTCGGCGCCCGCACCGTCGACCACCTGCTCGACAACCTGCGGGCCGGCGAGCTGCGCCTCAGCGACGACGAGCTCGACCAGCTGAGCGCCGTCAGCACCCCGGATACCGGCGACTACCCCTACGGACCGGTCGGCGAGGAGCAGCGCACCCGGCGCCTCGCCGGCGGCCGCTGA
- a CDS encoding NAD(P)-dependent oxidoreductase, with the protein MSRDPQRVAVIGLGAMGLPMATRLAEAFAVTAYEPVDERAKQAAGQGVTTAGTPAEAALGADVVVLAVRDQAQLEAAVFGPGGVDETIVAGRVVVVTSTIGPDAAREVATRLDQRGVLVVDAPVSGGPVRAGSGDLLVVVGAAPEALAAARPVLDHLGSTVTVVGPNPGDGQVLKAINQLLAGVHIAAAAEAIALARGVGLDPRTALAALTAGAASSFMLGDRGPRMVEAYEGGTDEIKSRLDIFVKDMDIVTSMAARAHVPIPLGVAAQQLYLVAERAGLGASDDSTVVTVLSPAGE; encoded by the coding sequence ATGTCCCGAGACCCGCAGCGCGTGGCCGTCATCGGCCTCGGCGCGATGGGCCTGCCAATGGCGACGCGGCTGGCCGAGGCGTTCGCCGTCACGGCGTACGAACCGGTCGACGAGCGCGCGAAGCAGGCGGCCGGCCAGGGCGTGACCACCGCCGGCACCCCCGCCGAGGCGGCCCTCGGCGCCGACGTCGTCGTGCTCGCCGTCCGCGACCAGGCCCAGCTGGAGGCGGCGGTGTTCGGTCCAGGCGGCGTCGACGAGACGATCGTCGCCGGCCGGGTCGTCGTCGTCACCAGCACCATCGGCCCAGACGCGGCCAGGGAGGTCGCCACCCGGCTGGACCAGCGCGGTGTGCTCGTCGTCGACGCGCCGGTCTCGGGCGGCCCGGTGCGGGCCGGCAGCGGCGACCTGCTGGTCGTCGTCGGCGCGGCTCCCGAGGCGCTCGCCGCGGCCCGCCCCGTGCTCGACCACCTCGGCTCGACGGTGACCGTCGTCGGCCCGAACCCGGGCGACGGCCAGGTGCTCAAGGCGATCAACCAGCTGCTCGCGGGCGTGCACATCGCCGCCGCGGCCGAGGCGATCGCCCTGGCCCGCGGCGTCGGGCTGGACCCGCGGACGGCGCTCGCCGCACTGACCGCCGGGGCGGCGAGCTCGTTCATGCTCGGCGACCGCGGCCCGCGCATGGTCGAGGCCTACGAGGGTGGCACCGACGAGATCAAGTCGCGGCTGGACATCTTCGTCAAGGACATGGACATCGTCACCTCGATGGCCGCGCGGGCGCACGTACCGATCCCTCTCGGCGTCGCGGCGCAGCAGCTGTACCTGGTGGCCGAGCGGGCCGGGCTGGGCGCGAGCGACGACTCCACCGTCGTCACCGTCCTCTCCCCGGCGGGTGAATGA